One Candidatus Lokiarchaeota archaeon genomic window, CAAGCGCATGCTTACTGAATCAATACCGTATAATTCTGCGTAAGAAGACAAGTACATCTCAACAGCCCCTTTGGCAGCACCATAATTGCTGATAGGACGGAATGGAGTACTCTCAGGGGTGGGGAATACGTCTGTTTCTCCATATACCGTGCCTCCAGAACTCGCAAAGATGAAACGGTTGATATCTCGTTCCCGCATGCTTTCGAGGATGTTCATAGTTCCAACCACATTGATTCGAAAATCAAACAGAGGCTGGTCCACACTCAATCTTACATCTGGTTGAGCGGCAAAATGGAGGACAGTATCTACACCTTCTAGGGCTGTATCAACATCTTCTTCGGCAGTAATAGACCCTTCAATAAAGCGGAAGTCTTCTTCACCCTCATGATGGGCAATATTCCGCCGGTCTCCTCCAGATAGGTCATCTAGAACAACTACCTCGCATTCATCAAGCAGACGATCGACCAAGTGGCTGCCGATGAATCCTGCACCACCAGTAACTAGTACACGATTCAAGCGTAATCACAACAAATCCTGTCGTATCGGTCATAGGGATAAATGTTGTTGCTAGACGCTGAATCGAGGATCTGAAAGAACAGCTTTCAGAAATGAGAGAGCAGTAGGGTTCTCTTCAGTCCGATTCCATTCTTTTACGAATTCTTTGAATATCTCCATCTCTTCGGTTACTCGCTGACCAGTCTCTTGCAGTGTCGAGGCTTTTACGTAATCTCCCTTGCCCAATCCCTGACAGATGTGTTTCATCGCGTTCAAGCCCCAAGCCAGTTCACCGTTTTTCCGCCCAAATACAAACGGAAATGACTTGCACACACCCGGGCGATAGGGATAAATCATGCATTTGTTCTCCTTAAGGAATATACACCCAGTATCTTCGAGTTTTTTGAGGGCAACATACGCCCTACCCTCCTCAGTTTCAACAGAAGGTATCTTTCTGAGGCCCCGTGGAACGCTTTCATTTTCAGATAGAACGTAGAAATCAATCGCCCTTAGCAGTTCCTTCGCATCTAAATCGAGCAGTTTTGCGATTCGCACAATATCGGTACCTGTAAGTGTCACAAGCATATTTTCTTGGGTACAACAGGCAGCACAACCTGTGCATTCGAACCGAATGTCGACAGTTGTACTTTCATCAGGTTGTTGCCTGCTGGTAGACATATCTGAGCTACAACTCACACTAGAGTTTGTAAGTATTCGCCTACCCGTGAGACTCCTTCTTCAATAGTATCCATATCTGTTGCAAAGCTGAAGCGTAGATTGCTATCATAGTCAGTGCCAAATACAGCTCCAGGAACTGATGTAACCCCAACCTTGAGAAGCAACATTTCTGCGAGTGTTGCACTGCTTATGCCATAATACGAGAAATCGGGGAAGACATAGAAAGCCCCTGCAGGATTCACGCAACCGACGCCTTCTATATCACAAAACATATCCACAATACGATTGCGTCTTTTCTGGTATGCTTTTCTCATTTTCTCGATGCCACTCTGATCACCTTCAAGAGCTTCAACACCGGCATATTGGACGAATGATGTTGCACAGGAAGTTGTATTTTGCTGGATACGAACCATGCTATCGATAGTTACCTCATTCCCAATAGCGTATCCAAGACGCCATCCAGTCATTGCATAACTTTTGGAGAAACCATTAATGATGACAGTATGTTCCAGGGCAGGATCTATTTCCAGCATAGATGGCTGCTTGAATCCATCATAAACCAATTCTTCATAGATTTCATCTGAAAACACAACTATATCATGATCAATCGCGAGATCATGGATGAAACGAAGGTCGTCCTTGTTTATGACGCCACCTGTTGGATTATTTGGGCTGTTAATTACGAGTCCACGAACATCTTTGTTTAGGGCTGCTTTGAGAGATTCCCTATCAAGGCGATAATCAGAATCAGTCGAAACATCAACGGGAATTCCACCAGCTGTCCTTGTGAGTACCCGGTATGTTGGCCAAGCAGGTGCCAGAACAAGAACATCATCTCCCCGATCAATCGTCGACAATATAGCTCCAAAAAGGGCCATTTTTGCACCGGGAGTGACAATAACCTGTTTCTCCGGATCGAAATCCATTCCACGATTGGTATACATATCGGCTATTGCCTTTCGTAGTGGGGGATGACCTCTTGCGGAAATATACCGCGTGTGGCCAGCATCAAGTGCATTCTTAGCCGCCTTGATGATATTTTCGGGCGTATCGAAATCAGGTTGGCCTACCTCGAAATGGTAGACTTTCTTGCCCTCGGCCTCCAACCTGTTAGCCAAGTCAAACATTTTCAAAGTTCCAGAAGCAGGGATGCGCTCCATGTGGTGCGATGGCCATGCCATAATTCTTCACCTATCAATTGATACGGTCAGATACTACGGGGCGGTCACCAGTTCTTTATTACTATTTTCATAAGAACTTCGAAAAAGCAGTCATCAGCTGCTCCTTCTGGTACTCGGTCCCGAGAACCTGTATTCTGTCAAGCATCCCCTCACCAATGCCTTCATGATAGGCACGAAGAATGTAATCAACGCCAAGTGGATCAAAACCATACAATCCAGCACAAAAGGCGTCCAAACCAACT contains:
- a CDS encoding NAD-dependent epimerase/dehydratase family protein, whose product is MNRVLVTGGAGFIGSHLVDRLLDECEVVVLDDLSGGDRRNIAHHEGEEDFRFIEGSITAEEDVDTALEGVDTVLHFAAQPDVRLSVDQPLFDFRINVVGTMNILESMRERDINRFIFASSGGTVYGETDVFPTPESTPFRPISNYGAAKGAVEMYLSSYAELYGIDSVSMRLANIIGPRSTHGVMYDFYMKLKRDPTRLEVLGDGQQEKSYMYVSDTVDATMLLAEKMTEGYQPVNVGSGERLKVARIAELVREAAGVPEATIEYTGSERGWAGDVVVTDIDISLLKSYGWEPDVPLEQGVREYIQWLDDRFGPVK
- a CDS encoding aminotransferase class I/II-fold pyridoxal phosphate-dependent enzyme, with translation MAWPSHHMERIPASGTLKMFDLANRLEAEGKKVYHFEVGQPDFDTPENIIKAAKNALDAGHTRYISARGHPPLRKAIADMYTNRGMDFDPEKQVIVTPGAKMALFGAILSTIDRGDDVLVLAPAWPTYRVLTRTAGGIPVDVSTDSDYRLDRESLKAALNKDVRGLVINSPNNPTGGVINKDDLRFIHDLAIDHDIVVFSDEIYEELVYDGFKQPSMLEIDPALEHTVIINGFSKSYAMTGWRLGYAIGNEVTIDSMVRIQQNTTSCATSFVQYAGVEALEGDQSGIEKMRKAYQKRRNRIVDMFCDIEGVGCVNPAGAFYVFPDFSYYGISSATLAEMLLLKVGVTSVPGAVFGTDYDSNLRFSFATDMDTIEEGVSRVGEYLQTLV